The sequence GGAGGCGGTGAAAACCGGCAAAGTCCGCCGGaggagagcgagagagagataagagagcagagagggaacgtagggagagagagaagggtgaggaagaagaagaattagctttttttgtttttttttaatattattttccaTGTGGCAATTTTTGGTCCACATCAGCTCGTATTGCCAAATCATTGCCATGTCAGCCCGGAGTTTCACCGGAGGAAAAATtcgtggaaaaattgttcaggcgtttaagttcatggaaaattggataaaaaaaatagttcatggaaagttttgaaatcgcaccaaagttcatggttttttaCGGtattaaccctaatttttataattccatcacccacattttttttttctgatcgTCGGAGTGCTGAATTTCACTTATTTATGACACTTCAGAAGTTcatcttagattttttttttacttgacgTTCATCTTAGAATTGATTTAAGAGAATTTAACATTTATGAGAAAAATTAGATAAATTGTGTAAATACTGTattttatatcaaaatttaaaaattataaaaaaaaatcaaaattcaccGAAAGTATATTTTATGGCAAAttgcccatttttttttaataaaaaaataaacaagattTGTGCAGTTAAACCCGTGCACGAATAAATCCCACACGTGTGCTCCACTAGTCAAATACTATTACTCACTTTGGTGAATGAGGCGTACGGCCGCCATACTTTAAATTTTCAGTCCAATTTGAAAAGGTGTTACTCTCACTTATCCTATCATTCTTATTTATTAGtaatatattatgagtataataataaatattatggTTGCCTTTCCTTCTGGGAGAGGTAATGCAGGGTCGGTGCGCTTGCATTTTCTATTGGCGAATAAATAAAGTTGAAATGCACGCTTTTTTGCTTTTAATAACACGTCACATATATATTTAGATCCAAAAGATTTTCTTGTTAACGCATGCAAGATTTTAATAAGGCTcgaaaacttttttttttttttttctgacaAAGAATAAGATCTCATAAGTTGTTTAAATCTGATAAAGCACACACCAAGCTAAATTAATTGatactagtatatttttttgGAGTTGGTGTAAGAGGTTTATTTGATGATTCAATCAATTATGGCAAATATACTATACTTACTGATTATGATTGATGAAGCATGAAATGGCAAATAGGTAATGTTACATGCATTGGGTTCTTGTCTTGATTATTTAAATGTACATAgttaattactaaataaatcaCTATACCTTACAAGAATACTTTTGAAGTTTTCAACTTTACACCCCAACCTTTTGATTTGTTGTAATTAGTAGATTTAAGATCACCTTCAACTTTTCCGATTattaaaaatttcaattaattaatcaatcttTCGGGCTCGAACCCTTACTATCTAGCTTTCGTGGTGGAGAGTTTAAATGGATATGGTGATATTGCTCATATTGAGCTGCAGCCTTCAAATTCAGACTGGGTGTCGATGCAGAGATCTTGGGGCGTCACATGGAAATGTGACTTAAGGGAGTGGCAAAAGGGTCCTTTTTCTGTGAGGATCACTGGACCCGAAAACAGCACATCAGTCACCGCGTACAATGTCATTCCCTACGATTGGTCGCCTGGAAAATACTATTATTCAAATGTTAATTtttgatattaattaattatcatatataCTATTGTTATaagattaattgaaattatcaAATGTAACCCTATTTGATTGTTGAAAGTAATAAGATTATCTCTTTGTGAGAACCCCGACTCCCTATATGGCTGTTTGATGACATAACGTGTGTATGTGCTAGCTAGTCTTTTGTGTGGTCGGCCCcatttcaattcttttttattttatttttaattaagttcaactaaattaattaacaaGTTACGTTGctgttttttttaatcaattgaGAAGTAATGAATCTTATGTGAAAGTTAATAAGTTATAATTAAAATcagtaaattttaaattttaattaaacaatGATTAGGAATTATTCTGCAGTAATTGTTTACGTACAAGTGAGCTTACCAATTAACTATGCAGATGCCGACTAATTATGTCGTAAATTCCGTTTGAGTAATAATCTACTAATAAATTACTCTAAAACATTAATATCCCCACAGTCCAATTACTCCGACATTTCCATACTTACGCAGTTTATATGCGTGATATTCTATTTGGAAACGATCGTATGGAAAAGTATATATGGTTGGTTCCTCCAGTTTTTTTAACTGtcccattttattttatattcttatTTCTCAATAGTGTctcattaatttaaaaatctgATAGTAAAATTTGATATTCTTCTCAGTTTACTCAgctttaatattatttatgatTCAATAATTAGCTGTATATATGCATGCATTTATCATAATAATAGATAGAtcgataaagtgataaaggtaaaAATTCGTAAAATCTTCTATTTTTCTAGGCATGCAATTTGATGGTTGGAGACACTAAAAGAAATATAGGAAGTAATAATCTACCATCCAAATTAAGATGATTAATTATCTCTCTTAATTAGGAAATTTCTTATAAAAATAGCCCCAGCCCAAGTATTCATTACAATATGTATATTTCTAAATCTTTGTGAAGAGCGAGAATATCGTAATTGTGGTAGTTATATAAGGAAATTAACACTACTCGGTCACACTATAAGAACGTTTTGTCACGAGAACTAGGTAAATACTTGGATAAAGAGTAACTCGAAAAAATtatcagcatgatgctaatttCACAAAATTACAGTAGTTACTTCATATTACTATTAGTTTTGTTGCTCACAAACGACTTATGCTTGTGCATGCCTTCGGAGTTAGGGAATGCTACACTAGCTGCTTTCTCAACGGCCGTTGCTACGTGGTACGGCAGTCCCACCGGAGCAGGAAGTGGTATATGTTGTTTGCATAgacaaaatgaaaagaaaatatactAGTATAATATTTatgattaatgtattttttcttctttttggttATTAATTGTAGGCGGAGCTTGTGGTTTTGAAAATGATGTGATAAATGCTCCTTACTATGGCATGATTTCTGCTGGAAACCAAAAAATATTTAGATCTGGAGCTGGTTGTGGGACTTGTTACTCGGTATTATTATcactatatttatttatttattatataaattcgatatatatattgcgaatataattttgttataaattttttgTAGATAAAATGCAGTGAAAATCCATCTTGCTCAGGAGCTCCAATAAGTGTAACAATCACAGACGAGTGCCCTGGCGCCTGTAATAATGAGCCTTTTCACTTTGATTTAAGTGGAAAAGCCTTTGGCTCTTTAGCAAAACGTGGGCAAGCTGATGCTTTAAGGAAAGCCGGAAGGATCAACGTTCAATACACAAGGCAatgcatctctctctctttctctcttcatcTCTGTCTCTCAATGAATGAAGAAATGGCAATCGCAATTGCATAAATATATGCAGGATAAGATGCCGATACAAGTCAAACATAGCATTTAAGATCGACAAGGGGTCGAACCCCTTCTATCTATCTTTCGCGGTGGAGGATGTCAACGGTGACGGAGAGCTCGCCGGAGTGGCGATATTGCCCCAAGGCTGGAAATCGTGGGCTCCGATGCAACGTGTTTTTGGGGAGACTTGGAAATTCGACGTGCCGAGCGCCGCCGCCGGTCCCTATTCGGTTAGGTTGACCGATAGCACCCGGACATCGGTCGTGGCTCGAAATGTGATTCCGGTGAATTGGGCGCCTCAGAAAACATATTACTCAATTGTTAATTTTGCTTGATGTTTTGGAGTTGATCATGCAtgcatttttagggttttgttGTTTAGTTAAGTGGTGAAATTGTGAGTTTGGAGTTTCAGAGATAGTTCTAGCTAGGTTGACTTTCACGTGCCCGCTTAGGATAGCGGTTATAGTTAGATTAATGTTCAATCATGAATAATAATGCGACTCGTTTCTCTAAGACCCTTGttcttgctttttttt comes from Salvia miltiorrhiza cultivar Shanhuang (shh) chromosome 3, IMPLAD_Smil_shh, whole genome shotgun sequence and encodes:
- the LOC131019065 gene encoding expansin-B4-like; amino-acid sequence: MPSELGNATLAAFSTAVATWYGSPTGAGSGGACGFENDVINAPYYGMISAGNQKIFRSGAGCGTCYSIKCSENPSCSGAPISVTITDECPGACNNEPFHFDLSGKAFGSLAKRGQADALRKAGRINVQYTRIRCRYKSNIAFKIDKGSNPFYLSFAVEDVNGDGELAGVAILPQGWKSWAPMQRVFGETWKFDVPSAAAGPYSVRLTDSTRTSVVARNVIPVNWAPQKTYYSIVNFA